A part of Variovorax sp. HW608 genomic DNA contains:
- a CDS encoding bifunctional protein-serine/threonine kinase/phosphatase, producing MPKTLRVTLGQHSLAGGDGVNQDFHGAMLPQGTLRSSKGIAVALADGIGSSRVSQIASAAAVRGFLDDYYATSDAWSVRRSAQRVLSATNSWLHAQTMRSDARFDRDSGYVCTFSALILKGRDLHLLHVGDARIHRLHPNALEQLTEDHRVHVSSVESYLGRALGAAPHVEIDYRCWQAEAGEVYLLSTDGAYACIDAPAVHHALAQCGDDLDEAARMLAALARTQGGDDDSTVQLLRIDELPEAEVAQLQMQREGLAIAPPLAQRARFEGFTLVRELHVSSRSHVHLATDEATGQQVVLKLPSVDLREDPDYLDRFVLEEWVARRVDSIHVLKASTIERPRSHLYVAMEYVDGQTLAQWMIDHPRPALDSVRGIVEQLAKGLQALHGKEMLHQDIRPENVMIDRSGTVKIIDLATTHVAGLADNARESRALAIEGTLQYTAPEYFFGHGGSARSDLFSLAVITYRMLTAQLPYGLNVSRVRTRADAHRLRYVPVRHLRPDLPEWIDAVLQKALHPDPAKRQQVVSEFIFDMRTPGQEFLRPRLSPLIERNPVRFWQCTTVLLGIAFVVLAGLRVAGH from the coding sequence TTGCCCAAGACGCTGCGCGTGACGCTCGGCCAGCACTCGCTGGCCGGAGGCGATGGGGTCAACCAGGACTTCCACGGCGCCATGCTGCCGCAGGGGACGCTCCGGTCCTCGAAGGGCATCGCGGTCGCGCTGGCGGACGGCATCGGCTCCAGCCGCGTGAGCCAGATCGCCAGCGCGGCAGCGGTGCGCGGCTTTCTCGACGACTACTACGCCACCTCCGATGCCTGGTCGGTGCGCCGCTCGGCACAGCGCGTGCTGAGCGCCACCAACTCCTGGCTGCACGCGCAGACGATGCGCAGCGATGCGCGCTTCGACAGGGACAGCGGCTATGTCTGCACCTTCAGCGCGCTGATCCTCAAGGGCCGCGACCTGCACCTGCTGCATGTGGGCGATGCACGCATCCACCGTCTGCATCCGAATGCGCTGGAGCAGCTCACCGAAGACCATCGCGTGCATGTGTCGTCGGTGGAGTCGTACCTTGGCCGCGCGCTGGGCGCCGCTCCCCATGTCGAGATCGACTACAGGTGCTGGCAGGCCGAAGCCGGCGAGGTCTACCTGCTGTCGACCGACGGCGCCTACGCCTGCATCGATGCGCCTGCCGTGCACCACGCGCTCGCGCAGTGCGGCGACGATCTCGACGAAGCCGCCCGCATGCTCGCGGCGCTGGCCCGCACGCAAGGCGGCGACGACGACAGCACGGTGCAGCTGCTGCGCATCGACGAGCTTCCCGAAGCCGAGGTGGCGCAGCTGCAGATGCAGCGCGAAGGCCTCGCGATCGCACCGCCGCTGGCGCAGCGCGCGCGCTTCGAGGGCTTCACGCTGGTGCGGGAGCTGCATGTGAGCTCGCGCAGCCATGTGCACCTGGCCACGGATGAAGCCACCGGGCAGCAGGTGGTGTTGAAGCTGCCGTCGGTCGACCTGCGCGAGGACCCGGACTACCTGGACCGCTTCGTCCTCGAGGAGTGGGTCGCGCGCCGCGTCGACAGCATCCACGTGCTGAAGGCCAGCACGATCGAGCGGCCGCGCAGCCACCTCTACGTGGCGATGGAGTACGTCGACGGACAGACGCTCGCGCAATGGATGATCGACCACCCGCGCCCCGCGCTCGACAGCGTGCGCGGCATCGTCGAGCAGCTCGCCAAGGGCCTGCAGGCGCTGCACGGCAAGGAGATGCTGCACCAGGACATCCGGCCCGAGAACGTGATGATCGACCGCAGCGGCACCGTGAAGATCATCGACCTCGCGACGACCCATGTGGCGGGCCTGGCCGACAACGCGCGCGAGAGCCGCGCGCTCGCGATCGAAGGGACTCTGCAGTACACCGCGCCCGAATATTTCTTCGGGCATGGCGGCAGCGCACGGTCGGACCTGTTCTCGCTCGCGGTCATCACCTACCGCATGCTCACCGCGCAGTTGCCGTACGGGCTCAACGTCTCACGCGTGCGCACGCGCGCCGACGCCCATCGGCTTCGCTACGTGCCGGTGCGGCATCTGCGCCCCGACCTTCCCGAATGGATCGATGCGGTGCTGCAGAAGGCGCTGCACCCCGACCCGGCCAAGCGGCAGCAGGTGGTGTCCGAGTTCATCTTCGACATGCGCACGCCGGGGCAGGAGTTTCTGCGTCCCCGGCTGTCTCCGTTGATCGAGCGCAACCCGGTGCGCTTCTGGCAATGCACGACCGTGCTTCTGGGCATCGCGTTCGTGGTGCTCGCGGGATTGCGGGTCGCCGGGCATTAG
- a CDS encoding formate/nitrite transporter family protein, with translation MAYLAPAEFVTKMVDAGESKLLMSTRDTLIRAYMAGAILALAAAFAVTVTVNTGNALVGAMLFPVGFIMLYLMGFDLLTGVFTLVPLAVLDKRPGATWRGCFRNWGLVFVGNFAGALTVAVFMAIIFTFGFSQAPNAVGEKIGHIGEGRTLGYAAFGAAGMLTLFIRGVMCNWMVSSGVVAAMMSTTVSGKAIGMWMPVMIFFYMGFEHSVVNMFLFPSGLLLGGKFTLMDYLIWNEIPTVLGNLVGGLTFVGATLYATHYKTAPKRVVN, from the coding sequence ATGGCCTATCTCGCCCCCGCCGAATTCGTGACCAAGATGGTCGACGCCGGCGAATCCAAGCTGCTGATGTCCACGCGCGACACGCTGATCCGCGCCTACATGGCCGGTGCGATCCTGGCGCTGGCCGCGGCCTTCGCGGTGACCGTGACGGTGAACACCGGCAACGCGCTGGTCGGTGCGATGCTGTTCCCGGTCGGCTTCATCATGCTGTACCTGATGGGCTTCGACCTCCTGACCGGCGTCTTCACGCTGGTGCCGCTGGCGGTGCTCGACAAGCGGCCCGGCGCCACCTGGCGCGGGTGCTTTCGCAACTGGGGCCTGGTGTTCGTCGGCAACTTCGCCGGTGCGCTCACGGTCGCGGTGTTCATGGCGATCATCTTCACCTTCGGCTTCAGCCAGGCCCCCAATGCGGTCGGCGAGAAGATCGGCCACATCGGCGAAGGCCGCACGCTGGGCTATGCCGCATTCGGCGCCGCCGGCATGCTGACGCTGTTCATCCGCGGCGTGATGTGCAACTGGATGGTGTCGAGCGGCGTGGTCGCCGCGATGATGTCCACCACGGTGTCCGGCAAGGCCATCGGCATGTGGATGCCCGTGATGATCTTCTTCTACATGGGCTTCGAGCACTCCGTCGTCAACATGTTCCTGTTCCCCAGCGGCCTGCTGCTGGGCGGCAAGTTCACGCTGATGGACTACCTGATCTGGAACGAGATCCCGACGGTGCTCGGCAACCTGGTCGGCGGCCTGACCTTCGTCGGCGCGACCCTGTACGCGACGCACTACAAGACGGCGCCCAAGCGCGTCGTGAACTGA
- the nirD gene encoding nitrite reductase small subunit NirD: MTTTTETSQWTAVCAEGDILPDTGVCALVDGVHVAIFRVGREQDFYAIDNVDPKAGASVLSRGLLGSIGERIVVASPLYKNHFDLRSGECLEAPEHSVRAHEVRVQEGRVLVALA, translated from the coding sequence ATGACCACCACCACCGAAACCTCCCAATGGACGGCCGTGTGCGCCGAAGGCGACATCCTGCCCGACACCGGCGTCTGCGCGCTCGTCGACGGCGTGCATGTCGCGATCTTCCGCGTCGGCCGCGAGCAGGACTTCTACGCCATCGACAACGTCGACCCGAAGGCCGGCGCGAGCGTGCTTTCGCGCGGCCTCCTGGGCAGCATCGGCGAGCGCATCGTCGTTGCCTCGCCGCTCTACAAGAACCACTTCGACCTGCGCAGCGGTGAATGCCTCGAAGCGCCCGAGCACTCGGTGCGCGCCCACGAGGTGCGCGTGCAGGAGGGGCGCGTGCTGGTCGCGCTCGCCTGA
- the nirB gene encoding nitrite reductase large subunit NirB codes for MKIAVIGHGMVGHKFLEQLHELGLAGAEVTVLCEEPRPAYDRVHLSEFFSGKTAEDLSLVEPGFFERTGFTLRLAARAVAIERRNNTVTTADGEVIAYDKLVLATGSSPFVPPVPGRDRPHCFVYRTIEDLEAMKACGARSKSGVVVGGGLLGLECAKALRDMGLATHVVEFAPRLMAVQVDEGGGRALCNSIESLGVHVHTGRNTVEIVDGATARHRMVFADGTHLETDMIVFSAGIRPRDELARQCVLAVGPRGGVAIDSHCRSSDRDVYAIGECASWNDQSFGLVAPGYDMARVAAKHIAGQDDAAFTGADMSTKLKLMGVDVASIGDAHGRTPKSRAYQYVNEHRNIYKKIVVSEDGKQLLGAVLVGDAAEYGTLLQMARGGIQLPADPEFLILPSSDGKAKPGLGVDSLPESAQICSCNSVTKGQICAAVGEGACTTSELKACTKAGATCGGCVPLVGQVMKAEMARRGLAVDNHLCEHFPYSRQELYHLVRVGEIRSFDDLLARHGKGLGCDICKPTAASIFASCWNEFVLKKDLAGLQDSNDYFLGNIQKDGTYSVVPRMPGGEVTPEGLIAVGQVAKKYGLYTKITGGQRVDLFGARVEQLPLIWEELIAAGFESGHAYGKSLRTVKSCVGSTWCRYGVDDSVGLAVELENRYKGLRAPHKIKFGVSGCTRECAEAQGKDVGIIATDKGWNLYVCGNGGMKPRHAELIASDLDKAGLIRLVDRFLMFYVRTADRLQRTSTWRESLEGGLDYLKGVLIQDTLGIGGELEAQMQHVVDTYQCEWKTAVNDPVTRQRFRSFVNSEKPDEHIVFVQERGQIRPARAEERAVA; via the coding sequence ATGAAAATCGCAGTGATTGGCCACGGCATGGTGGGCCACAAGTTTCTCGAACAGCTCCACGAGCTCGGCCTCGCCGGGGCGGAGGTGACCGTTCTGTGCGAGGAGCCGCGCCCGGCCTACGACCGGGTTCACCTGTCCGAGTTCTTCTCCGGCAAGACGGCCGAGGATCTCTCGCTGGTCGAGCCCGGCTTCTTCGAGCGCACCGGCTTCACACTGCGCCTGGCGGCCCGCGCAGTGGCGATCGAGCGGCGCAACAACACCGTCACCACCGCCGACGGCGAGGTGATCGCCTACGACAAGCTGGTGCTGGCGACCGGCTCCAGCCCCTTCGTGCCGCCGGTTCCGGGCCGCGACCGGCCGCACTGCTTCGTCTACCGCACCATCGAGGACCTCGAGGCCATGAAAGCCTGCGGTGCACGCTCGAAGAGCGGCGTGGTCGTGGGCGGCGGCCTGCTGGGCCTCGAATGCGCCAAGGCGCTGCGCGACATGGGCCTCGCAACCCACGTCGTGGAGTTCGCCCCGCGCCTCATGGCGGTGCAGGTCGACGAAGGCGGCGGCCGGGCGCTCTGCAACAGCATCGAGTCGCTGGGCGTGCATGTGCACACCGGCCGCAACACGGTCGAGATCGTCGACGGCGCGACCGCGCGGCATCGCATGGTCTTCGCGGATGGCACGCACCTGGAGACCGACATGATCGTGTTCTCCGCCGGCATCCGCCCGCGCGACGAGCTCGCGCGCCAGTGCGTGCTGGCGGTCGGTCCGCGCGGCGGCGTCGCGATCGACAGCCACTGCCGCAGCAGCGACCGCGACGTCTACGCCATCGGCGAATGCGCATCGTGGAACGATCAAAGCTTCGGCCTCGTGGCACCGGGCTACGACATGGCCCGCGTGGCCGCCAAGCACATCGCCGGCCAGGACGACGCCGCCTTCACCGGCGCCGACATGAGCACCAAGCTCAAGCTGATGGGCGTGGACGTGGCCAGCATCGGCGACGCGCACGGCAGGACGCCCAAGTCGCGCGCCTACCAGTACGTCAACGAGCACAGGAACATCTACAAGAAGATCGTGGTCAGCGAAGACGGCAAGCAGCTGCTCGGCGCGGTGCTGGTCGGCGATGCGGCCGAATACGGCACGCTGCTGCAGATGGCGCGGGGCGGCATCCAGCTCCCGGCCGACCCCGAGTTCCTGATCCTGCCGTCGAGCGACGGCAAGGCCAAGCCCGGCCTCGGCGTCGACTCGCTGCCCGAGAGCGCGCAGATCTGCTCGTGCAACAGCGTCACCAAGGGCCAGATCTGCGCGGCGGTCGGCGAAGGTGCATGCACCACTTCGGAGCTCAAGGCCTGCACCAAGGCGGGCGCCACCTGTGGCGGCTGCGTGCCGCTGGTCGGGCAGGTCATGAAGGCGGAGATGGCCAGGCGTGGGCTGGCGGTCGACAACCACTTGTGCGAGCACTTCCCCTATTCGCGCCAGGAGCTGTACCACCTCGTGCGGGTGGGCGAGATCCGCAGCTTCGACGACTTGCTGGCCAGGCACGGCAAGGGCCTCGGCTGCGACATCTGCAAGCCGACCGCCGCGAGCATCTTCGCCTCGTGCTGGAACGAGTTCGTGCTCAAGAAGGACCTCGCCGGCCTGCAGGACAGCAACGACTACTTCCTCGGCAACATCCAGAAGGACGGAACCTATTCGGTCGTGCCGCGCATGCCCGGCGGCGAAGTCACGCCCGAAGGGCTGATCGCGGTCGGCCAGGTGGCGAAGAAGTATGGCCTCTACACCAAGATCACCGGCGGCCAGAGAGTCGACCTGTTCGGCGCGCGCGTGGAGCAGTTGCCGCTGATCTGGGAGGAGCTGATCGCAGCCGGCTTCGAATCCGGCCATGCCTACGGCAAGTCGCTGCGCACGGTGAAGAGCTGCGTCGGCTCGACCTGGTGTCGCTACGGCGTGGACGACAGCGTGGGCCTCGCGGTAGAGCTGGAGAACCGCTACAAGGGCCTGCGCGCGCCGCACAAGATCAAGTTCGGCGTCTCGGGTTGCACCCGCGAATGCGCCGAGGCACAGGGCAAGGATGTCGGCATCATCGCCACCGACAAGGGCTGGAACCTCTACGTGTGCGGCAACGGCGGCATGAAGCCGCGCCACGCCGAGCTGATCGCGTCCGACCTCGACAAGGCCGGGCTCATCCGGCTCGTCGACCGCTTCCTGATGTTCTACGTGCGCACCGCCGACAGGCTGCAGCGCACCAGCACCTGGCGCGAGAGTCTCGAAGGCGGCCTCGACTACCTGAAGGGGGTGCTGATCCAGGACACGCTCGGCATCGGTGGCGAGCTCGAAGCGCAGATGCAGCACGTGGTCGACACCTACCAGTGCGAGTGGAAGACCGCGGTGAACGACCCGGTCACGCGCCAGCGCTTCCGCTCCTTCGTCAACAGCGAGAAGCCGGACGAGCACATCGTGTTCGTGCAGGAGCGCGGCCAGATCCGGCCCGCCCGCGCCGAAGAACGCGCCGTCGCCTGA
- the moaA gene encoding GTP 3',8-cyclase MoaA translates to MLMDLRRTAPVAPLVDGFERRISYLRLSVTDRCNLRCVYCMSEDMQFHSSPELLTIEELDRLARLFMARGVRKLRITGGEPLVRKGVIELFRSLSGCLADGSLHELTLTTNGLRLAHFAQDLAAAGVRRVNVSLDTLDPQRFAQITRGGALDKVLEGIEAAQDAGMAVKLNAVALRGVTELEIHELIGFAHGRGMTLTLIETMPLGETGCDRSEQFLRLDALRREIGRRWTLSDVADRSGGPARYARVEETGGLLGFITPLTRHFCGDCNRVRVTAAGMLHTCLGHEDGVDLRELMRIGASDARLHQAIGGAIAHKPEGHDFSLEGRILPVRLVRHMSVTGG, encoded by the coding sequence ATGCTGATGGACCTGCGCCGAACCGCGCCGGTGGCGCCTCTGGTCGACGGCTTCGAACGGCGCATCAGCTACCTGCGCCTGTCGGTGACCGACCGCTGCAACCTGCGCTGCGTCTACTGCATGTCGGAGGACATGCAGTTTCATTCCAGTCCGGAGCTGCTGACGATCGAGGAGCTGGACCGCCTCGCACGGCTCTTCATGGCGCGCGGGGTGAGAAAGCTGCGCATCACCGGCGGCGAGCCCCTGGTGCGCAAGGGTGTCATCGAGCTGTTCCGGTCGCTGTCCGGCTGCCTCGCGGATGGCTCCCTGCACGAGCTGACCCTGACGACCAACGGCCTGCGGCTGGCGCACTTCGCGCAGGACCTCGCGGCGGCCGGCGTGCGGCGGGTGAACGTTTCGCTCGACACGCTCGACCCGCAACGCTTCGCGCAGATCACGCGCGGCGGCGCGCTGGACAAGGTGCTGGAAGGCATCGAGGCGGCGCAGGACGCGGGCATGGCCGTGAAGCTCAACGCCGTGGCCTTGCGCGGCGTCACCGAGCTGGAGATCCATGAGCTGATCGGGTTCGCGCACGGCCGCGGCATGACCCTGACCCTGATCGAAACCATGCCCCTGGGCGAGACCGGCTGCGACCGGTCGGAACAGTTCCTGCGCCTGGACGCGCTGCGCCGCGAGATCGGCAGGCGCTGGACCCTCTCTGACGTGGCAGACCGCAGCGGCGGCCCGGCGCGCTACGCCAGGGTCGAAGAGACCGGTGGCCTGCTCGGTTTCATCACGCCGCTCACCCGGCACTTCTGCGGGGACTGCAATCGCGTGCGGGTGACGGCCGCGGGGATGCTCCATACCTGCCTCGGCCATGAAGACGGCGTCGATCTCCGGGAGCTGATGCGCATCGGGGCGAGCGATGCGCGGCTGCACCAGGCCATCGGCGGCGCCATCGCGCACAAGCCCGAAGGCCACGACTTCTCGCTCGAGGGGCGCATCCTGCCGGTCAGGCTCGTGCGTCACATGTCCGTTACCGGCGGGTAG
- a CDS encoding FAD-dependent oxidoreductase, translating to MSDAGASPFRVAVVGAGPSGFYAAEALLRSALPMRVDLLERLPVPYGLVRYGVAPDHPRLKQVTAVFDRIASMPGFRFVGGVELGADVSVDALLASYHAVILATGAPLGRPMGIPGEDLPGSHLASDFVGWYNGHPDQKDCHFDLSCERAVIVGQGNVSLDVARILLKSVDELRRTDIAAQALDALARSRVREVCIVGRRGPSDVRFSPKELHEIGALPSCDTLLDTADLRAESFAAPAGTDAEKAAAIAMLERLAGVRAANDKRCVLRFHLEPQGIEGAASIERIRFARPRGWPAGPESVELECGLVFSSIGRRSSSIEGVPYDEDRGTHANLNGRVVDGGKRVSGLYVCGWSKRGPQGTIGTNRPCSYETAEAVLADLPALAHRTPRAEHPLSGGRPAQYIGKYLDFQDWARIDAAEVARGAALGKPREKFVSLEHLYAAAREELPC from the coding sequence ATGAGCGATGCCGGTGCCTCGCCGTTCAGGGTGGCGGTCGTGGGCGCGGGGCCCAGCGGCTTCTACGCCGCCGAGGCCCTGCTGCGCTCGGCGCTGCCCATGCGCGTCGACCTGCTGGAGCGGCTGCCCGTGCCCTATGGCCTCGTGCGCTACGGCGTCGCGCCCGACCACCCCAGGCTCAAGCAGGTGACCGCCGTCTTCGACCGAATCGCGTCGATGCCCGGCTTTCGCTTCGTCGGCGGCGTCGAGCTCGGCGCGGACGTGTCGGTCGACGCGCTGCTGGCGAGCTACCACGCGGTCATCCTGGCCACCGGCGCGCCGCTGGGCCGGCCCATGGGCATCCCCGGCGAAGACCTGCCCGGCAGCCACCTGGCCAGCGATTTCGTCGGTTGGTACAACGGCCACCCGGACCAGAAGGACTGCCACTTCGACCTGTCGTGCGAACGCGCGGTGATCGTCGGCCAGGGCAATGTCTCGCTCGACGTGGCGCGCATCCTGCTCAAGAGCGTGGACGAGCTGCGCCGCACCGACATCGCGGCCCAGGCGCTGGACGCCCTGGCCCGAAGCCGCGTGCGTGAGGTGTGCATCGTCGGGCGCCGCGGTCCTTCGGATGTCCGCTTCTCGCCCAAGGAACTGCACGAGATCGGCGCGCTGCCTTCATGCGACACGCTGTTGGACACCGCCGACCTTCGCGCCGAAAGCTTCGCGGCGCCCGCCGGAACGGATGCGGAAAAAGCGGCGGCCATTGCGATGCTGGAGCGATTGGCAGGCGTTCGCGCTGCCAACGACAAGCGCTGCGTCTTGCGCTTTCACCTGGAGCCGCAGGGCATCGAAGGCGCCGCGTCGATCGAGCGTATTCGCTTCGCGAGGCCGCGCGGCTGGCCGGCGGGTCCGGAATCCGTCGAGCTCGAATGCGGCCTGGTGTTCTCCAGCATCGGACGCCGGTCCTCGTCGATCGAGGGCGTGCCCTACGACGAGGACCGGGGCACGCACGCCAATCTCAACGGTCGCGTGGTCGACGGCGGCAAGCGGGTGAGCGGCCTCTACGTGTGCGGCTGGAGCAAGCGCGGACCCCAGGGCACCATAGGCACCAACCGCCCGTGCAGCTACGAAACCGCCGAGGCGGTGCTCGCCGACCTGCCGGCCCTGGCGCATCGCACGCCGAGGGCCGAACATCCCCTGTCGGGAGGCAGGCCCGCGCAGTACATCGGGAAGTACCTCGACTTCCAGGACTGGGCGCGCATCGACGCCGCCGAGGTGGCACGCGGTGCCGCGCTCGGCAAGCCGAGGGAAAAGTTCGTGTCGCTCGAGCATCTCTATGCGGCGGCGCGCGAGGAGCTTCCATGCTGA